One segment of Phragmites australis chromosome 13, lpPhrAust1.1, whole genome shotgun sequence DNA contains the following:
- the LOC133888869 gene encoding NDR1/HIN1-like protein 12: MSVKDCGGHKGCECERDRLYRKCCAALAALVLLVLFVVLIVWLVLRPHKPKFYLQDLSVLCLNVTPPASTYLFTTMQATVAGQNVNDRVGVYYDKVDVYAQYKDVAITIPTRLPVEYQDHRDQSVWSPFLQSMDSVQLPPVLAVALAQDETAGYVLIDIRVDGSIRWKVGTWISGHYHLRVNCPALLTVNEGKGSYGVNTGGGNGYFRFQQAAACSVDV; encoded by the coding sequence ATGTCGGTGAAGGACTGCGGCGGGCACAAGGGGTGCGAGTGCGAGCGCGACCGCCTCTACCGCAAGTGCTGCGCCGCGCTCGCCGCGCTGGTCCTGCTCGTTCTCTTCGTCGTGCTCATCGTCTGGCTCGTGCTCCGCCCGCACAAGCCCAAGTTCTACCTCCAGGACCTCTCCGTGCTCTGCCTCAACGTCACGCCGCCGGCGTCCACCTACCTCTTCACCACCATGCAGGCCACCGTCGCCGGCCAGAACGTCAATGACCGCGTCGGCGTCTACTACGACAAGGTGGACGTGTACGCGCAGTACAAGGACGTAGCCATAACCATCCCCACGCGGCTGCCCGTTGAGTACCAGGACCACAGGGACCAGTCCGTCTGGTCCCCCTTTCTGCAGTCCATGGACAGCGTCCAGCTCCCGCCCGTCCTCGCCGTCGCGCTCGCCCAGGACGAGACCGCCGGCTACGTGCTCATCGACATCCGCGTCGACGGGTCGATCCGGTGGAAGGTCGGCACGTGGATCTCCGGCCACTACCACCTCCGCGTCAACTGCCCCGCGCTGCTCACCGTCAACGAAGGCAAGGGGAGCTACGGCGTCAACACCGGCGGCGGGAACGGATACTTCCGCTTCCAGCAGGCCGCCGCGTGCTCTGTCGACGTCTAG